The genomic DNA ACTGTCCTCTGCAATGTATCAATTCCTTACCAAATTTTGACACTTCTACAACTCAATCTCCTGATGCTCCTGATACTTTTTCTGCTGCTCCTCCCACTTCTGATCCTACACTCTCAGCGACTAAAAACTTATCTCCTATGCTACTTGCTATCTCTAAACCTACCAGATCCAAACAAATGCCTCACAGGTTCAAAGATTACACAGGACTTCCTCCCACAACACATACCAATCTCTTCACCACTTCATCAGGAATCTCCTCAGGTAAGCAATGCTTCTCTTCCAGTCTATACCCGATTCAAAAGTATATGACTTATCGGAATTTTAATACTACCTATTCAAAGTTTCTTTGTGTAACTGCTGCCAATTCTCTACCAACAACATTCAAACAAGCCTCTACAGATGCCAACTGGATGTCTGCCATGAAATTAGAGATTCAAGCTTTAGAGAGTAATAATACCTGGGAATTGGTTCCCACCCCCAATCAAAACATTGTTGATTGTAAATGGTTATTCCGTATCAATTATCAGCCTAATGGAGCTATTGAAAGGGATGGCGATCTGTACCTCCTCCTCCCACCAAGTGCATTTTCAGGTATTATTTATGCTGCTAGTCCGTGAAACAcgataattttattattattcgtTTTCGATAAGTTCAAGTATAGCTCTAACAAATTTTACATAACACCTGACATATCCTTCTCTCGTTTGAACTTTTTCCTATATATACTGTGTATGTATAGAATTGATTAAAGCTTTTTAATCACCAATTATAACACCACTGGTTTGAAAATTTATACATGTTTGCTAAATTAGATGATGCTATTCTATTTTAGAAATGATGTTTCTCATTTCCATGTGACAATGACAGCATATCTGCTATGAATTTATATGTGAGACTATAGTTTGATATGTTATTTACACGTGCGCGTCAACAATTATGTCAAAATTTCCAGCTCTCTGAATACCTTATCATCCAGTTACTTGTACTAATCCTGTTAATATCGGAACTTCAACTTCTACTAATTTGTATAATCAAGGTCCACTGATGCATCCTGATTAGAGATTGCACAAAAAGCACGGGCCCGGAAATCTGGTCCGGCCCGATCCAGTCAAAGCCCGGTCAAGCCCGGGCCGGGGCCCGATCCAGTCAAAGCCCGGTCAAGCCCGGCCCGGTCCCGGCCCGGGCTTCGGGCCTTGACGgaccctatatttttaggcaaagcccgacccggcccggttaaaagcccgggcttcggcccggcccgattaaaaacccgaaaaaacccggttaaaatctgattattctaatatattttcttatatatttataaattcacatttactataaatataaatattactttaaatacatatatatttacatatttgtgattaataatattatttatatacttcgttgcataaataatgaaagaagatatactatgtacactatatatatttggataacaatgataaaacatattattctataaacatgtttattttttgccgaatttaaatgttttcaacgaagtaatgttttcataaaatattccttgtaaactaatacatttttacgatgatctagttgctaacatattTATTCATCGGCATCTCTAATAAaactcgatccgatttaaattagaaaaatgCCCGGCCCGATCCAATCCGGCTAAAAAAAAAGCCCGATTAGGCCCGCCTCGAGGTCCCAAACGGGCTCTCACATTTTCGGAAAGCCCGGCCCGAcccggtcaaagtcaaagcccgaaaagcccggcccggtcaaaacCCGGACTTTTTAAGGTCCGATCAAAACCCGGCCCAGtgggctttttgtgcatctctaatcCTGATGTGTCAATTGTATTTAGTACTCATAATCATAAACATAAATTATGAAGGACggtatattttattttttctaaCAAAATACCCGCAAactaaaattcaaaaatcatacCCACTATATTACGAAATATTGTTAGAAAATGGTCCGTGCCCATCCTAGTGTGTTTTATACTCTAAACTGACCATGAAAGAAGTTAAACTAGCCATGGAGGAAGTTGGTTCGTCCCCAGGCCTCAATCCTGTAGGCTGTAGTTACTGGTTTCCCAGTTTCCTCGTATCAAAACATCGGGCAGAACTCGTCTTGATCATACCAAAGATAATATAAAGTTTAAAGGCCCTTTGTTCATTCCGAACAAGTTTGATGTTTTGATATATAAGTATTGATTCCTCTTTATCCTTATGTTTGTATTGCTCTCGAAAGCATGAACTTGTTCATTTGATTATTGCTCTGTTTTTAGAGTAAGGGTTTATGCTcatctatctttataaaaatataacTAGCTTAGTAAAAAGAACATATAGGTAAACTAATATTGATACTACATGATCCCCAAGTTTGAGAATTATTTGACCTTTTGCCGGGCAACAAAAACTTAACCACTGTAACAATATTTTATTTGTACAACACTTAGCAAGGATACTTGAGTCGCTGCCGAGTCCCCTTATCAAATTTTCGGAAACACGTATCCCTAgtatataaaattttatatttagaaattgtaattaaaatctatttgaACAAATTATAGTTACAAAATTAAGTAGTTATGTCTATTAGTTACTACAAAAGTATTAATTATCGTATTTTTTTTTTACATAAAGTAAAAGATTTTACTtgttttttattaataaatgatgCATTTAATTCACTTTTGATGCAATTTTTGGTTTTGTTAGTAAAATTTATTATGTTTAACGTAAAATATATATGAAATATTTGTTTATTTTTCATATGTCCCCCGCACCAGTAACCCCATATTTTCTCGCACTCCCGCACCCACGACCTTGCTTCCTGGGTACAACAATACTAATTAACCTGaactatttttattctaaaaagtAAAAATTTCTCAAAGAATTGACTTTCACTGTGTTCTTCAAGAAGGGATGAGAGAAAGCATTTATATACGCGATTTTCGTCAGTGATTTGCTTCTTAAGAGTATAGGTACTTGGCAGTAGGGTTGTTCACGAACAGAGCTGTTCGTGAACAAGCTCGGGCTCGTCTCGTTAAGGGCTCGTTCGACTCGACTTGTTCACAAACTCGAGCTCGAGCTCAAACACATAAATGTGTTCTTTAAGCaaaacgagctcgagccgagttTTAATATGTTCGActcgagctcggctcgagctcggctcgaacTCGGCTCGAATTCGGTCGGCTCGAACTCGCTCGATAAAGCTTGAAAAAAATACATATAATCATATAACCAGAGAGAGATGGAGAAAGATAAGGATATGGGTTATTCCCAATTACAACCAAATCAAGCAAATATATCTTGAAACACAATTCACATCTATAAAATCACTTCTTGATATTACTAACAGCAACGTCTCGAATCTGGCCGGCATAAGCTGCGGTAACGAGGAGCGGCGAGAAGTGGTCGGGGAATGATCGAAAAAATGGATCGGAGAAGGCAGAAATGTTGAGAATCAAAGAAGAGAGCTCGTGGAAACCTTAGATTGTTGATCTGGTCTCGCCATcataattattatttatgaaattGAAGGAAGTAAGAAATAAGTAAGGAGGTGTGTATgaattaatttatataaaaaaaggGAAAATGGAATGTGGATAAAATTTGAGGCTGATAGACGGCGATGATACCTTTATAAAAACGAAGGAGATGGTTTTGTAATTGAATGTATAAATGCAAGTTGTAAGTTGTGACAGTGAGGATAAGTGGGTTGGGTTTCTGTTGTGGGCTGGGTTTGATTAGTTGATTTGGGCTAATGGAATTATATTTTTGCTTATTTTTTAACTAGCAGCTCGATTACAACTCGAACTCGGCTCGTTTCGGTTCGGCTCGTATttgttcgcgaacaagctcgtgttcggctcgttacataacgagctcgagctcgaacaagATTTTTTGTCCGATAGaaaagctcggctcggctcggttcgtcaGAAAAAAATGAAAGCTCGGCTCGTTTACATCaaaactcggctcgactcggttcgtgaacagccctACTTGGCAGGTTGAATATGAACATGTACAAATTACATGtgttaaatacaaaatatttatttGTTTGGGACAACCAACGTGACCCTGCTTGTAAGCAATGATACACTGAAAATGAATAAGAACCACATAAATCAACAAAAAATCTTTACAATAAACAATACGTGACATAGTAAACTTGTGTTAAAAGGAGTAAATGAAATCCTTGATCTGTAAACACAATTCCTGAAGCTTACTTTCTTCGAGTATGTCTGCAGCATGAAACCCTCCATCTTCAATCTTGGGCACCACCTGCACCCCACTTGCGTTTAACATCTTCACCAATTCCTTTATTCTATCTACCAGTGGATCCCCTTCAAACACCTTTATCAAACACCTGGGTAACCGTTTGATCTTCGGATTACAACCAATCAATGGATTAGAATACTCATGGTCGCGATCGCATCCATGTGGTAATGACAGTAGCCACATCAGATCACTAGCATGTAATGGTAAAGCCGGATTATGGCTCAACCTTTCTTCTGACGGGGTTCTTTGAATCCCGCCAAAAAAGGGCTGATTCAGAATCAGTCCTTTAATCTGAATTGGACTTAAATCAGCATCTAGAGCACGTAAACCTGCATGGTAAGCAATGTTACCACCAGCACTAGTACCCATAATATAAACTTTGGAATAATCAGCTAACTCTTTCATCCACAAATCACATCCCTCAACATCTTTAGCTTGATCACGTACCCACATTATGGCTTCCATCGCATCATCATAAGCAGCTGGAAGGCGGTGTTCAGGGGCAAGCCGATACTCAACAGTTATGACTAAAGCAGGAGCAAAAGCAGAAGCACTAGTCCACATTTCATGAAAGGGAGCTGACGCAGCGCTATAAATAACGAAGCCACCTGCATGAAAATCAATGATTATGGGAAGTTTATCATCAGTGTGTTTAGTAGGGCGAAAGAGGCGCAGAAATGATATGTTTAAGTTGTCAAGTGGAATGTCTTTGGAGAGAGCTCGTTGTTTTTCAGATGGTGAGTCAGCTATGACTTCTGGTGTCGCTGGAATGACGGGAAAAGTTTCTGATCGGGTGAGTGAGCCGTCTGGATTGGGAACAGCTTGTAGGAATTTGTAGGCTTCATCAGGGGGACAGTACTCTGTTTGCATTGTGTTTGTAATAATATATGATACAAGGTTTCAGAGATAACATGTCTCTATTTATAGAAATCTAAAATTATATAATATGTGGTGTTGTATGATTCAGAAGAGATAAGAAATATGAACATACTAGTTTATAGCCATGCTTTGCAAACTCgatcttaaaaattatttaaaaaaataattaaataaatttataattcaaattaaataatatatttatgaaagattaaattaTCTATATAATAAGTGTATTGTATCTGcatattataataaatttatttaagaactACTTTTGTTACATATGTTATTcttatgttatatattttatgagattatTTATATAAATAGATCGTTAAAATTTTCTGTATTACAAACTTACTATAAGTggttttcaaaaaaaaacaaaCTTACCATAAATAACAcaattcatatttaaaattatattgtAAAGTTTCTATAATTAAAATGAGTCATAATAAGTACAGATCTTTTATAAATATCAAACCTAAAAATGAATAGTCCATGGGTCATATTAAAGTTAAAAATCATATCCGAACCAAAATTTGGATATCAAATATTAGAAAGGGTTATCcaacaatttataatatataaatttgaTATATACCTAGCGCCAAATACACGCGCATAAATTCAAACACCCCATTAAAAACTTTCCAAAATGATAGTTTTGAGACTTAGAAAAAAATGATCACGAAAAGTTGctcttaaaaaattattttactaTTAAAAAAAGTGTTGGGGCATAAATCAAACGATTATTTGATGTTTTTGATATATATTATACTATATATCTATCactattatataaaagacgaaatattaaatattttggTACGGTATCTATTTTTTGATATCCGCTAAATTTAATGAATTATCCTTATTTTACGTAAAATTTTTATTAACATTAGTAATCGAATTCtaataaaaaaagaaataaaattcGTTTCTATAACACgttacattttttattttttctcaATTAAAACAACTTTTCTAAATATCACGgacaagtttatttaataaaatagaataataatatCATAACCACTAatctattactattatataaaagacgaaatattaaaagttttgATACGATACATGTTTTTTGGTAAATATTTAATTTATCGAATTATCCTtacttataaaataaatttatgttaatttataaaaaaactaATTATTAGTAAAAAGAGgactatattttataaaaaatacaAAATATTAAAACACCATTATCAAATCAAACAACTCTGTCTAGGACGCATGCATCATCAATTCGGTCCAACAAGTTCAGTTGTTCATCAAACTAAATAAAATCATTAATTCAATTCATATATCTCAGCAACTGCATCAATTTGTTCAGTTGATACTAAACAAAATCATCCCATCAATTGTATTTCAGGTTTGTTTGCGGAGGCTCAAATTTTTAGTGTCAAAGTTTGATGGTGGGTCGGTCGGTACTCGctaaaattacttaattactcttatttaattattctaattttaattgGTCGGTCGGTCagtcaattctaattctaattctaattataTTTAGGTCAACTTACTCTATCAATTAAAATTCCATTTCATATCGAACTCTAAATCattataattgatattaaagtcaactttTTCTACCAACttaaattctaattcatattgagttctatattattctaattgatattttGGGCTAAAATAAATTTAAACTAAATATAATTGGTTGGATTTTGATGGATAAATATGCCTTGGGATAATAAATATTAATGATCCGAATCAAAAAAATAATACTATTgaagtaggataaataaaataatataatattattcttccgggataaaaaatattataaaatcgATCCAAGCTaacacaaaattaaaattaaatataaatcgACCAACTAaaacaaaatcatatatactaattatccgggttaaaacaaaattatctttaTTGATCCGggtttaaaaaaattaaaattaagctaaaaataattagttaaaTTTGGTCGGAGTAGTGggataaattaaattaatatccGACCAAGTATAATTCGTTTCTATGAACTAAAAATtaacttttaatataaatattattattccttcttaaaaacatatataaaattatcaataaaactatatcgttcaatcaataatattatctttttcaaatatctCTTATGGTTGATTGATTAAGTAATAACCTCgctaaaataatataatattttaaaggtCCCAACATAATGGAGACATTATCTTTTTACTCGCAATAAAATAAAAACTCGCTATAATTATATCCATGTAGCGAGGCTATTACTTTAAATAAGTTTGACTATACTGAAAGAATTATAAACATATACGTgtattaatataattatcatgaagtcatatcatttaaaatttaaaataaacaaatttaagaattcaattcaaaaataaatttttataatattaaaaaaatccgtgttatccgtgcatcgcacgggttttaagttagtatattataataaccggaatATGGTATAATTTGGTATGCCTTTTTTGGTTGATTTGGTTATCCCCATTTATGACCGTCAGATCTTTTTAATTAAGTGATCAGAACCGTTACATTCAAAAACTAAAAGAATATACACTACTTAAACTCCCAGGTTCGAAccccgccaacaacaaatatttatattattatttatacaataCTAAAACTTCCAGGTTCGAACCCCACgaacaacaaatatttaaattattatctATACAATACTAAAACTTCGAGGTTCGAACcccaccaacaacaaatatttgtattattatttatacactacccaAGATTCAGGTTCGAGTCCCACcgataataaatatttatattattatttataaatatactaataaggtaatgattcaattttttttttataattttaaataatataaaaatattaattaagatCTGTACATCACACTGGTTGTAAAGCTAATATATATAGAGGGAGGATCAAATGATAACTCAATTTGATCATGTAACTTAGTAACTAAATTTAAGCTATTAGATGGATTTTGTATAAACAGTCCAGATAATTTGGAAAATATAGAAAATAACCAATTACATGACGTTAACTAATGTTTAAAAACCTAATTAACCTGCACTTCTAAACACCATAATTtgtttaattttataaaaacacgTTTAACTTAATTTTTTAATCGTAATATGTTACATGTGTTTTTAAATACAACTTaactgttattccctaacaatacaacaagaattatagaaggggggttgaatgtaattctggctactttttcaaatttaagaatgttctaacttgataaaatATGACAGTAgtaaaaacacaagcttttaaaactttctggtgtatttgaaagtatccaccatatatatatatatatcaaatgagaactctgtgaaatTTTGAATAGCTCACtgctgctttacaagttgaacaaacaaaattacagagaaatgcttacagaataaaacttgatatgtttctctgaaaataagcttgcttagttagttgttctacttgctacacctgatttatatattaccaagttacatgacaataagacaagacaataaaacaaagTTTATCTAGTTTAAAATCATGTTGCTTCATTACTCTTTCCAGTATCTTTGACtgtcttcacaattgcatggaaataataatgcttctttgttctctaacatctgcaattaggctgccacattccatttgcaaacacccaacgtatgtgactgtgttgtcactgtcaacaactatttgaattagaacatccgtcgagatattgttgatcatccgtcggtgcttttgttggtcatccgtcgggagccttttatgtcacttgactccatttcatttatacagaattacaagacatcttatatttacaattagtcaccctattctgtacatcaactagtagtcaacatgacttatatactccTACAGGATCTACACATTATTACTTGCAGAAATATGCTAaaatcttattgttacataagctacactctcgatggatgtccagttaccatccgtcgggactataaagatcattCGTCGGGATAGTAATAAagcatccgtcgagagctacaaatacactaagtcaaatctactaaggtgttttgttaatttAATCATCCAGTACACAACaaattcctaacaatctcccccaatttatgtctactagaattgtagccataaattaagagaaatttgatgataacaaaacaccctaaatgtacagtatgagatatagtagataaaactgacaagtgctacaatatttatttgaaaattgaacaaagtaaagtgtacaaagagttctcacaatcattttcaaggtgctcctctagtctgagcagatgatttttatttccttgactttctggatttctttccaaactttctgccattttcttctatttgattctggagttgtctgtgaaattcaagttcatcagcttcagatagatccagtttttcttgtatttccaatagagtctcattgctagagatgctcaattggtcatctattctgaagaatcttcttacacctttgtcatccatgaattccatcagccaataaggcctcagatgcactctacttcctgtgaagggaattgatagtctttgggagtgcatctttggctttattactccttagctgttcaatcttctttagaactaatcttcttgcagtcacattgaatccaaagttctttttgaaagatgagtagatctttatcaGTGCATAACAGCTTTCTTcaagaatcctatgaagaggccatgCGATTTCTCTCCCTGCCTTGTATTtaaacaccagcctttcaggaagatgtctgtgagcatcaattcctcttacttcttccagttcatctaagtagaggtttatatcagaaaacttcttgatatcacagatatacaaaagatctcccttgttgactgtgggttgagatttgaCTAAGGTCTTAGTTCTGAGAGTCACAAGATTGCTCCtcttggttgctcttatctttgttttctttggcttgttgaagattggtagaTTTAGTTCAGGAATgggtagactatcccagtctattggctcatcctttggaagaATATTCTCACCATGAAATTTTTTCaggatccaccttgaattcctcatgtaccactgagggcttggatgtctgagttgtagtagtagactgtttgggaatgtagtcttccatttcctcatcactgaagtccaattttctttttgaatgaagcttgtatctgaatcttcttttctgttgtggttcctGTTGCATTTTCTGATCCTTAGATTCAGTGATCACAGGTggtgttagtccctaacaatacaacaagaattacagaaggggggttgaatgtaattctgggaattttTTCTAAATTAAAAACGGTTCTACTTGATAAAATGAGAAAGCAATAAAAAAAatgcttttaaaactttctggtggatttgaaagtatccagtatatatatatatatatatatatatatatatatatatatatcaaatagaactctgtgaagctaaatggctcacaactgctttacaagttgaacaatcAAACTACAGAGAGATTCTTAACAAGTACAACTTTATATATCTCTCTTTGAAAATGTGTTTGCTGAATTAAttattctactagctacacttggtttatatatcaccaagtttacatgtgaataagacaagataataaaacaaaacatatctagtctaactccatgctgtttcactactcttttccagcatctttgaatatcacttcaattgcatggaaatggtaatacttcttgTTCTTGAATTCCTTTTGCAAAAccccgacgcatgtgactgtgttgtcactgtcaactgatgtttgaatatgatcatccgtcgggtagctttgtcaagcatctgtcgggtagctttattgatcattcgtcgggtagctatgttgatcatccgtcgggtagttatttgtcacttgactccatttcatttatacagaattacaagacatcactTATTTACAGTTAATCCACCTATTCTACATATCCACAAGTAGTCAGCATGCCATATaaactcctacagaatctacacaatatgtttgcagaaatgtgctacaatcttatttggtacataagctactcactcgatggatatcaactAGTCATCCGTCGcgactataaagttcatccgttgggactataattgAACATCTGTCGAGTTCTATAAATTACACTAAGTTGAatttactaaggtattttgttaatctaatcatcaagttcacaacatattcccaacaatctcccccaatttatgcctactag from Apium graveolens cultivar Ventura chromosome 5, ASM990537v1, whole genome shotgun sequence includes the following:
- the LOC141724144 gene encoding putative carboxylesterase 8 yields the protein MQTEYCPPDEAYKFLQAVPNPDGSLTRSETFPVIPATPEVIADSPSEKQRALSKDIPLDNLNISFLRLFRPTKHTDDKLPIIIDFHAGGFVIYSAASAPFHEMWTSASAFAPALVITVEYRLAPEHRLPAAYDDAMEAIMWVRDQAKDVEGCDLWMKELADYSKVYIMGTSAGGNIAYHAGLRALDADLSPIQIKGLILNQPFFGGIQRTPSEERLSHNPALPLHASDLMWLLSLPHGCDRDHEYSNPLIGCNPKIKRLPRCLIKVFEGDPLVDRIKELVKMLNASGVQVVPKIEDGGFHAADILEESKLQELCLQIKDFIYSF